In Pseudophryne corroboree isolate aPseCor3 chromosome 3, aPseCor3.hap2, whole genome shotgun sequence, a genomic segment contains:
- the LOC135054966 gene encoding zinc finger protein 300-like: protein MINSPESVTEKPILWDGGHLSDIYTPTDHTQYTSTHIKEESVSCDGGDLTHTDMYTPRYYTLYTPTHNKESGSCDGGDLTHTDMYTPTDHTQYTSTHIEEESGSCDGGDLTHTDMYTPTDHTLYTPTHNKKESGSCDGGDPPHTDMYTPTDHTQYTSTHNKEESGSCDGGDLTHTDMYTPTYHTLYTPTHNKEESGSCDGGDPPHTDMYTPTDHTQYTSTHNKEESGSCDGGDLTHTDMYTPTYHTLYTPTHNKEESGSCDGGDPPHTDMYTPTYHTLYTPTHIKKESGSCDGGDPPHTDMYTPTDHTQYTSTHIEEESGSCDGGDLTHTDMYTPTYHTLHTSTPITGEPVSCEGGNLHSTCDPSLEGGEVDCNTQPSNLSENHTGHDINVCGASAPQNVQYSEQTYKCCECGMIFTVHSELLKHEATHAQNTSALCSELGKCVSGKKPFSCSVCGKCFTQKANLTRHQLIHTGEKPFCCSVCKKSFNRKSNLLTHQRSHTGSKSFTCSQCGKSFSFKSDLVVHQRIHTGEKLYSCSECGKCFAQHSALAIHHRSHTGEKPYFCSECGKCFITDSHLKMHQRIHTGEKLYACSLCGKQFTSNGSLTRHQKIHTGEKGYPCPECGKCFTHQSNLKIHQIIHTGEKFSCSVCWKEFADKSGLIRHKKIHTGERPYSCSECGKYFNTSSNLKAHHRVHTGEKSCSCSECGKSFTDISGLIKHRKVHTGVKPYSCSDCGKCFTTKSHLMTHQRIHTRGK from the coding sequence ATGATCAACTCTCCAGAGAGTGTTACAGAGAAACCAATTTTATGGGATGGAGGACACCTCTCCGATATTtatacacccacagatcatacacagtatacatctactcatattaaggaggagTCAGTCTCATGTGATGGTggagacctcacacacactgacatgtatacaccTAGATATTATACACTGTATACACCTACTCATAATAAGGAGTCAGgctcatgtgatggaggagacctcacacacactgacatgtatacacctacagatcatacacagtatacatctactcatattgAGGAGGAGTCAGgctcatgtgatggaggagacctcacacacactgacatgtatacaccTACAGATCATACACTGTATACACCTACTCATAATAAGAAGGAATCAGgctcatgtgatggaggagacccaccacacactgacatgtatacacctacagatcatacacagtatacatctactcataaTAAGGAGGAGTCAGgctcatgtgatggaggagacctcacacacactgacatgtatacacccacaTATCATACACTGTATACACCTACTCATAATAAGGAGGAGTCAGgctcatgtgatggaggagacccaccacacactgacatgtatacacctacagatcatacacagtatacatctactcataaTAAGGAGGAGTCAGgctcatgtgatggaggagacctcacacacactgacatgtatacacccacaTATCATACACTGTATACACCTACTCATAATAAGGAGGAGTCAGgctcatgtgatggaggagaccCACCACACACTGACATGTATACCCCCACATATCATACACTGTATACACCTACTCATATTAAGAAGGAATCAGgctcatgtgatggaggagaccccccacacactgacatgtatacacctacagatcatacacagtatacatctactcatattgAGGAGGAGTCAGGCTCgtgtgatggaggagacctcacacacactgacatgtatacCCCCACATATCATACACTGCATACATCAACTCCTATTACAGGGGAACCAGTCTCATGTGAAGGAGGTAATCTACATTCTACATGTGACCCTAGTTTGGAAGGCGGCGAAGTGGACTGTAATACACAGCCCAGTAACCTTTCTGAGAATCATACAGGACATGATATAAATGTATGTGGTGCATCAGCTCCACAGAATGTCCAGTATAGCGAGCAGACCTATAAGTGCTGTGAGTGTGGAATGATTTTTACAGTCCATTCTGAACTACTTAAGCATGAGGCCACTCATGCACAGAATACATCGGCTCTATGTTCTGAACTTGGGAAATGCGTCAGTGGAAAAAAGCCATTTTCCTGCTCTgtctgcgggaaatgttttacccagaaggCCAATCTCACCAGGCATCAGCTAAtccacaccggagagaagccattttgcTGCTCAGTCTGCAAGAAAAGCTTTAACCGAAAGTCAAATCTCCTAACCCATCAGAGGAGCCACACAGGAAGTAAGTCCTTTACTTGTTCCCAATGTGGTAAATCTTTCAGTTTCAAATCTGATCTTGTGGTACATCAGAGAATACACACCGGGGAGAAGCTCTACTCCTGCTCGGAATGTGGGAAATGCTTTGCCCAGCACTCAGCCCTTGCGATACATCACCggagtcacaccggagagaagccgtATTTCTGTTCTGAGTGTGGCAAATGCTTCATCACTGACTCACACCTCAAgatgcatcagagaattcacacgggAGAAAAGCTATATGCCTGCTCTCTGTGCGGGAAACAGTTTACCAGCAATGGGAGCCTCACTAGACACCAGAAGATTCACACCGGAGAAAAGGGGTATCCTTGCCCCGAATGTGGGAAGTGTTTTACCCACCAATCAAATCTCAAGATTCATCAGATCATTCACACTGGGGAAAAGTTTTCCTGCTCGGTCTGTTGGAAGGAGTTTGCGGACAAGTCAGGGCTTATTAGGCACAAGAAAATTCACACAGGGGAGAGACCGTACtcctgctctgaatgtgggaaatattTCAACACCAGCTCAAACCTTAAGGCCCATCACAGGGTTCATACTGGAGAAAAGTCATGTTCCTGCTCCGAGTGCGGGAAAAGTTTCACTGACATTTCAGGGCTTATTAAACACCGGAAGGTCCACACAGGAGTGAAACCGTATTCGTGCTCCGACTGTGGGAAGTGTTTCACCACCAAATCCCATCTTATGacgcatcagagaattcacaccagAGGGAAGTAA